A stretch of Fibrobacter sp. UWEL DNA encodes these proteins:
- a CDS encoding GNAT family N-acetyltransferase, translating to MSKNSEYTIRQECPADFSAVENLTREAFWNVYRPGCLEHYVLHCYRNHPDFIPELSLVLEGPADCGTAAEEEPRREILAHVMFAWSEILVDPASGGSPAGAEPRRCVSGEVPRRLRMMTFGPISVRPDMQRKGLGKLLLDYALEKARLMGAGCIAMCGNVQFYGKCGFVVATSRGIRYADDPDGDAPYFLIRELTPGFLDGIRGSYRDPAPYFVDENEAEEFDKQFPPKEKKVLPGQLC from the coding sequence ATGTCTAAAAATTCTGAATATACGATCCGACAGGAATGTCCTGCCGATTTTTCCGCTGTCGAAAACTTGACCCGTGAAGCATTCTGGAACGTTTACCGCCCGGGATGCCTGGAGCATTACGTTCTGCATTGCTACAGGAATCACCCGGATTTCATTCCTGAGTTGAGCTTGGTGCTGGAAGGGCCCGCTGACTGCGGGACCGCTGCGGAAGAAGAACCGCGCCGGGAAATTCTCGCTCATGTCATGTTCGCCTGGAGCGAAATCCTGGTGGACCCTGCTTCGGGTGGGTCGCCCGCGGGGGCAGAACCGCGTCGGTGCGTGTCGGGCGAAGTTCCGCGTCGCCTTCGCATGATGACCTTCGGGCCTATTAGCGTCCGTCCGGACATGCAGCGGAAAGGCTTGGGAAAACTCCTGCTGGACTATGCGCTGGAAAAGGCCCGCCTGATGGGCGCCGGATGTATCGCCATGTGCGGTAACGTCCAATTCTACGGCAAGTGCGGCTTTGTGGTCGCCACCTCCCGAGGAATCCGTTATGCGGATGATCCCGATGGAGACGCTCCCTACTTCTTGATTCGGGAATTGACGCCTGGTTTCCTTGATGGAATCCGCGGTTCCTATCGGGATCCTGCACCTTATTTCGTTGACGAAAATGAGGCGGAGGAATTCGATAAGCAGTTCCCGCCCAAGGAAAAGAAGGTCCTGCCCGGCCAACTCTGCTAA
- a CDS encoding Na+/H+ antiporter NhaC family protein: MTRWNVLHKMLYVLTAILIALFVYGITRGLSLRELAGWAWSGVRTAKNIAIVMLLVGALTALWRSCGTISYIVDLASGALSPGLFLPAAFLLNSAISVLTGTSIGTAATMGVICMNVGMSLGINPAICGGAILSGAYYGDRCSPVSTSALLVAQVTKTNLYDNIRGMIRTGWIPTVLALAIYGTLGFLMNGGSADSGTAEILKSGTAEAFSAKWYLALPAISILVLAIFRVDVKINMLISIAISASLFLCGGDAGNMSMLGHSFVELGKITFLGMLGMMKLILVVLISLTFAGLFRGLGILTRIHQLISKISGRISPFGCTTLTAIFTSAVACNQTLAIVLTNEICEGVMPNEKQRAIAIENTAVIIAPLVPWTVASLVPLGTIGAPTSSILFAFFLILTPVIQMAAGLKSRHLLPG, translated from the coding sequence ATGACGCGGTGGAATGTACTACATAAGATGTTATACGTACTCACAGCCATATTGATTGCCTTGTTTGTTTACGGAATCACCCGCGGATTGAGCCTGCGGGAGCTTGCGGGCTGGGCATGGTCGGGTGTTCGTACGGCAAAAAACATCGCCATCGTGATGCTTCTGGTGGGGGCGCTCACCGCCCTGTGGAGGTCCTGCGGGACCATTAGCTACATCGTGGACCTTGCATCCGGCGCGTTGAGCCCCGGGCTGTTCCTGCCGGCGGCCTTCCTGCTGAATTCCGCAATTTCTGTCCTGACGGGAACTTCCATCGGGACGGCGGCGACCATGGGCGTAATCTGCATGAACGTGGGAATGTCCCTAGGGATTAATCCTGCAATTTGTGGCGGGGCTATTCTCTCGGGAGCCTATTATGGGGACCGCTGTTCACCGGTTTCTACCAGCGCCCTCCTGGTGGCACAGGTGACAAAGACCAATCTTTACGATAATATCCGCGGGATGATTCGCACCGGATGGATTCCCACTGTTTTGGCCCTTGCAATTTATGGCACTCTTGGATTTTTGATGAACGGCGGGAGCGCTGATAGTGGCACTGCGGAAATCCTCAAGTCAGGAACAGCGGAAGCTTTTTCCGCAAAATGGTATCTTGCATTGCCCGCCATTTCCATTCTGGTTTTGGCAATCTTCCGCGTGGATGTGAAAATCAATATGCTGATCAGCATTGCGATTTCTGCAAGTTTATTCCTGTGCGGCGGAGACGCCGGCAATATGTCCATGTTGGGACATAGCTTTGTGGAACTTGGGAAAATCACGTTCCTTGGAATGCTCGGCATGATGAAATTGATTCTGGTGGTTCTGATCTCGCTGACCTTTGCGGGACTGTTCCGAGGCTTAGGTATCCTCACCAGAATTCATCAGCTCATTTCAAAAATCTCAGGCAGAATTTCTCCCTTTGGGTGTACCACCTTAACAGCAATCTTTACCAGCGCAGTCGCCTGTAACCAGACCTTGGCCATTGTGCTGACCAACGAAATTTGCGAGGGTGTCATGCCCAACGAGAAACAGCGCGCCATCGCCATTGAAAATACCGCCGTAATCATTGCGCCGCTGGTCCCCTGGACTGTGGCAAGCCTAGTACCCCTAGGAACCATAGGCGCACCCACCTCCAGCATCCTTTTTGCATTCTTCCTGATTTTAACGCCAGTGATTCAAATGGCGGCTGGTTTGAAAAGTCGCCATTTACTTCCTGGATAG
- a CDS encoding SGNH/GDSL hydrolase family protein: MSVKHKRTLFGIFLLLLVACADDTSNSQVVLHTSKACADRVIDRNHPPSNVVVLGNSLLLGNGGFGLAASDSSKDYFSRVDSVFRGLNPDCVGKRVMAKHTENSLNNADLYSSITDNISPSLSDSNDLVIIQLGDNIDTGEEVDRMKITVAAIMDTVCSKAPNAKVVWVGEWYSNERKQKILRQMTEAYGIQFIDISDLNVEENQARVGDIIEYPDVRQQSIKYEEYHVYGEDTLFVAFKEDGKLYQTVIFILDHFDIPEWKQLDYVGNMGIITDSFAATHPNDQGFKLIADRILDGLGF, from the coding sequence ATGAGTGTAAAACACAAGAGAACATTGTTCGGTATTTTTTTGTTGCTGTTGGTGGCCTGTGCCGATGATACGTCCAACAGCCAGGTGGTCTTGCATACTTCCAAAGCGTGTGCCGATCGCGTTATTGACCGCAATCATCCTCCCTCCAATGTGGTTGTGCTTGGAAACTCCCTTCTTTTAGGAAATGGGGGCTTTGGTCTGGCCGCCAGCGATTCCTCCAAGGATTATTTTTCCAGAGTGGATTCTGTATTCCGTGGTCTAAATCCCGATTGTGTAGGCAAGCGTGTGATGGCGAAGCATACGGAAAACTCCCTGAACAATGCAGATCTTTATTCTTCCATTACAGATAATATTTCTCCCTCGCTTTCTGATTCCAATGATTTAGTCATAATTCAGTTGGGGGATAATATTGATACTGGCGAGGAAGTGGACCGCATGAAGATTACGGTGGCCGCCATTATGGATACGGTCTGTAGCAAGGCTCCCAATGCAAAGGTGGTGTGGGTCGGGGAGTGGTACTCCAACGAGCGCAAACAGAAAATCCTCCGTCAGATGACAGAAGCCTATGGCATCCAGTTCATTGATATTTCGGACTTGAACGTGGAGGAAAATCAGGCAAGGGTAGGCGACATCATCGAGTATCCGGATGTCCGCCAGCAGAGTATCAAATACGAAGAATATCACGTTTACGGAGAAGACACTCTGTTTGTCGCCTTTAAGGAAGATGGGAAACTTTATCAGACGGTCATCTTCATCTTAGATCACTTTGACATTCCTGAATGGAAACAGCTGGACTACGTGGGGAACATGGGAATCATAACGGATTCCTTTGCAGCCACCCATCCCAACGATCAGGGCTTCAAGCTTATTGCGGACCGCATTCTAGACGGTCTTGGATTCTAG
- a CDS encoding TIGR03905 family TSCPD domain-containing protein, whose amino-acid sequence MQKKEFRTSGVCAQLITFDYEDGKMYNLSFLGGCNGNLKAIGKLCEGKDMKEIAAILEGNTCNGKSTSCADQLARAIKEVL is encoded by the coding sequence ATGCAGAAGAAAGAATTTAGAACCAGCGGCGTTTGCGCCCAGTTGATTACCTTCGATTACGAAGACGGTAAGATGTACAACCTGAGCTTCTTGGGTGGCTGTAACGGCAACCTGAAGGCCATCGGCAAGCTTTGTGAAGGCAAGGACATGAAAGAAATTGCAGCCATCCTGGAAGGAAACACCTGCAACGGAAAGTCTACCTCCTGCGCAGACCAGCTGGCCCGCGCCATCAAGGAAGTCCTGTAG
- a CDS encoding low molecular weight protein-tyrosine-phosphatase: protein MIKILFVCHGNICRSPMAEFVMKHKVAELTREGVASGRDCGLTAADFEIASAATSTEEIGNPVYPPARRLLNSKGIDCSGHAARQMNQRDYDYYDYIILMDRNNLRNLRWNINRESYAFETGDAPASDSQKRKKVSLMMDWTSRPGDVADPWYTGNFDATWRDVNEGCDGLLEHILSRK, encoded by the coding sequence ATGATCAAGATTCTTTTTGTGTGTCACGGAAACATTTGCAGAAGCCCTATGGCGGAATTCGTCATGAAGCATAAGGTGGCGGAACTTACCCGCGAAGGCGTTGCATCCGGTAGAGATTGCGGTTTGACCGCCGCGGATTTCGAAATCGCTTCTGCAGCCACCTCCACAGAAGAAATTGGCAATCCGGTTTATCCTCCCGCTCGTCGCCTGCTGAACTCCAAGGGCATTGACTGCAGTGGCCATGCGGCCCGCCAGATGAACCAGCGGGATTACGACTATTACGATTACATCATCCTGATGGATCGTAACAACCTGCGAAATCTCCGCTGGAATATTAACAGGGAAAGTTATGCCTTTGAGACTGGCGACGCACCGGCCAGCGATTCACAGAAACGCAAAAAAGTTTCCCTCATGATGGATTGGACGAGCCGTCCCGGCGATGTGGCGGATCCGTGGTACACGGGAAATTTTGACGCCACCTGGCGCGATGTGAATGAAGGCTGCGACGGCCTTCTAGAGCATATCCTATCCAGGAAGTAA
- a CDS encoding very short patch repair endonuclease, which translates to MSKRKTRKRKPMTRSQMMGAVHSEDTKPEVIVRKALFRAGLRYRLHRRDLPGTPDIFVQKYGVAIFVNGCFWHQHGCKLTTRPKSNAAFWNEKFDNNIVRDIKTQHQLSLQGIRVAVVWECSLRSQMVAGSMGADLTLERLVNFIKSDEETIEL; encoded by the coding sequence ATGAGTAAACGTAAAACACGAAAGCGCAAGCCTATGACTCGCTCCCAGATGATGGGGGCGGTTCATTCCGAAGATACGAAGCCGGAGGTGATTGTACGTAAGGCTCTGTTTCGTGCTGGATTAAGGTACCGCCTCCACAGGCGAGATCTGCCCGGCACCCCGGATATTTTCGTGCAGAAATATGGTGTAGCCATTTTCGTCAACGGTTGCTTCTGGCATCAGCATGGCTGCAAGCTCACCACCAGACCAAAATCCAATGCGGCTTTCTGGAATGAAAAGTTCGACAACAACATCGTACGTGACATCAAGACCCAACATCAGCTTTCGCTGCAAGGCATTCGCGTTGCCGTCGTATGGGAATGTTCCTTACGCTCCCAGATGGTGGCGGGCTCCATGGGCGCAGACCTCACTTTGGAACGCCTCGTGAATTTTATCAAGAGCGACGAAGAAACGATCGAATTGTAG
- a CDS encoding ATP-binding protein, which yields MQLATAGTLAFCYGLLAPHPFIQHGVYTIQFSLMTTAACFWFGYTRLTIPGKGELTGRQITLSILPISIILVLGLISYWTHWIYYVDSSLVYQRGPLFALLILCPYIYILNAIIVIAVARHKNKGQDVSKAFNYLMLIVIPSVIGVIIRFVFNIDAGLTQIGISVGMILIYLNMYLNEVHESERLEHLENINLALKKSNEEQQLQFQKLQAQYDVVQALSSSYFSIHEVNLENGTFRELETVRDIRDMVNIRGMARDAFDAFVAQNVASPFKVAMRDFTDLDTLSDKLKDKTSTFIDYVSLARNGWCRASWFVLNRKANGDISKALFTVANVDNEIRAEMEQRNIVNSLAQQFSSLYLIDMSNYHFDEISSLTKGVHEIIGETGDAREKFNLMFEKICTAETKEPMQEFCDLTTLNDRLRNKTWMTQQFNSRLTGWSEGTFIVVNRDENGDCSHVVWCTRNVNEIKQKELKYEKNLSDIIEAQQRDLDILSTLSKAYIAVYYVDIKSETFFEVSASSLKEVSAHIGTGGNARAKFLEMSKYLVIPEMCQTTLEFTELSTLAERLKEQNSIQFSFQGAHIGWCVGEFIVVNRNENGECTHVLWSIRSIQGEKEKDEQHKKELQNALSLAESANNAKTTFLNNMSHDIRTPMNAILGFTQLMEKEKDNPQIVSDYLAKMQSAGEYLLTIINNVLDMARIESGKMTLDEDFMDLRESNKTAIAIFEQDAKKKNIKFNVISNFTHPCVMLDITKTKEIATNLLSNAIKYTPEGGSITVEMREEPSPREGYGTYIMIVKDTGIGMSDEFKEHIFESFTRERNSTESKVAGTGLGMSIVKKLVDFLGGTITVESELGKGTTFTVTMEHKFVDDPEKYLVKRKPENISIASLKGKRILMAEDNELNAEIAMTILKNVGIETERAADGIICVDMLNNASAGYYDMILMDIQMPNMNGYEATRLIREMDDKQKANIPIVAMTANAFDEDKKAALEAGMNGHLSKPINVSELVKELNRNME from the coding sequence ATGCAACTGGCTACAGCTGGCACCTTGGCATTCTGTTATGGCCTACTCGCACCTCACCCGTTTATCCAGCATGGGGTTTACACCATCCAGTTCTCCCTAATGACGACTGCAGCCTGCTTCTGGTTTGGCTACACCCGCCTTACCATTCCGGGAAAGGGAGAACTGACTGGACGCCAAATAACCCTCTCTATTCTACCCATCTCCATTATCCTGGTACTGGGACTCATCTCCTACTGGACTCATTGGATTTACTATGTGGATTCTAGCCTTGTCTACCAAAGGGGTCCCCTGTTTGCGCTGTTGATCCTCTGTCCTTATATCTACATACTAAATGCCATCATCGTCATTGCCGTGGCCCGTCACAAGAACAAAGGCCAGGATGTTTCCAAGGCATTTAACTACCTGATGTTGATTGTCATCCCCTCCGTCATTGGAGTAATCATTCGATTCGTTTTCAACATCGATGCCGGATTAACCCAGATTGGAATTAGCGTCGGTATGATTCTGATTTACTTGAACATGTACTTGAATGAAGTTCACGAATCGGAAAGACTGGAACACCTGGAAAACATCAACCTGGCCTTGAAGAAATCCAACGAAGAGCAGCAACTCCAGTTCCAGAAACTGCAAGCCCAGTACGACGTGGTCCAGGCGCTCAGCAGCTCCTACTTTTCCATCCACGAAGTCAACCTGGAGAACGGAACCTTCAGGGAACTGGAAACCGTCCGCGATATTCGAGACATGGTCAACATCAGGGGCATGGCCCGCGACGCCTTTGACGCCTTCGTTGCCCAGAATGTGGCAAGTCCATTCAAAGTCGCCATGCGTGATTTCACTGACCTGGATACGCTCTCCGATAAACTGAAGGACAAGACCAGCACCTTCATTGATTACGTTAGCCTAGCGAGAAACGGATGGTGCCGTGCCAGCTGGTTTGTGCTGAATAGAAAAGCCAACGGTGATATCTCGAAGGCACTTTTTACGGTCGCCAACGTGGATAACGAAATACGCGCCGAAATGGAACAGCGCAACATCGTGAATTCCCTAGCCCAGCAGTTCAGCTCCCTATATCTCATCGATATGAGCAATTATCATTTTGACGAGATTTCCTCGTTGACCAAAGGCGTTCATGAAATCATTGGCGAAACAGGAGATGCTCGTGAGAAGTTCAATCTCATGTTCGAAAAGATATGCACTGCAGAAACTAAAGAACCCATGCAGGAATTCTGCGACCTGACTACACTCAATGACCGCCTGAGGAACAAGACCTGGATGACCCAGCAGTTCAACAGCAGGCTTACCGGATGGTCCGAAGGCACCTTCATCGTGGTAAACCGTGACGAAAACGGTGATTGCTCCCATGTGGTCTGGTGTACCCGAAATGTAAACGAGATCAAGCAGAAGGAACTGAAATACGAAAAAAATCTTTCTGACATTATCGAGGCACAGCAAAGAGACCTGGATATCCTCTCCACCTTGTCCAAGGCATACATTGCGGTTTACTACGTAGACATCAAGTCCGAAACATTCTTCGAAGTCAGCGCCAGCTCCCTGAAGGAAGTTTCCGCCCATATCGGTACCGGAGGTAACGCCCGCGCCAAGTTCCTGGAAATGAGCAAGTATCTGGTCATCCCGGAAATGTGCCAGACTACCTTGGAATTTACAGAACTATCCACTCTGGCAGAAAGGCTAAAGGAACAGAACTCTATCCAGTTCTCTTTCCAGGGGGCACACATCGGCTGGTGCGTCGGCGAGTTCATTGTAGTGAACCGCAACGAAAACGGCGAATGTACCCACGTTCTCTGGAGTATCCGCAGTATCCAGGGTGAAAAGGAAAAGGACGAACAGCACAAGAAGGAACTACAGAACGCATTGTCCCTGGCGGAATCCGCAAACAATGCCAAGACCACCTTCCTGAACAACATGAGCCATGACATCCGTACTCCCATGAATGCCATTCTCGGATTCACCCAGCTCATGGAAAAGGAGAAGGACAATCCCCAGATAGTTTCCGACTATCTGGCCAAGATGCAGAGCGCCGGCGAATACCTGCTGACCATCATCAACAACGTGCTGGACATGGCTCGCATCGAAAGCGGCAAGATGACGCTGGACGAAGACTTCATGGACTTGAGGGAGTCGAATAAGACCGCGATCGCCATTTTTGAACAGGATGCCAAGAAGAAGAACATCAAGTTCAACGTGATTTCCAACTTTACGCATCCCTGCGTCATGCTGGACATTACCAAGACAAAGGAAATCGCCACCAACCTCCTGAGTAACGCCATCAAGTACACACCGGAAGGCGGTTCCATCACCGTGGAAATGCGGGAAGAGCCTAGCCCACGAGAAGGCTACGGCACCTACATCATGATTGTCAAGGACACTGGCATCGGTATGAGTGATGAATTCAAGGAACACATCTTCGAATCTTTCACCCGCGAGAGAAACTCCACCGAAAGCAAAGTCGCCGGAACAGGTCTTGGCATGTCCATCGTAAAAAAACTGGTGGACTTCCTGGGCGGAACCATCACGGTGGAAAGCGAACTGGGCAAGGGTACCACCTTCACGGTAACCATGGAACATAAATTTGTGGACGATCCCGAAAAGTACCTAGTGAAGCGAAAGCCCGAAAACATAAGCATCGCCAGCCTGAAGGGCAAGCGCATCCTCATGGCCGAAGATAACGAGCTGAATGCCGAAATCGCCATGACCATCCTCAAGAACGTGGGTATCGAGACGGAACGAGCCGCAGACGGCATCATCTGTGTTGATATGCTGAACAATGCAAGCGCCGGTTATTATGACATGATCCTAATGGACATTCAGATGCCTAATATGAACGGCTACGAAGCCACCCGCTTGATTCGCGAGATGGATGATAAGCAGAAGGCCAACATTCCCATCGTGGCCATGACCGCCAACGCTTTTGACGAGGACAAGAAGGCCGCCCTGGAAGCAGGCATGAACGGACACTTGTCAAAACCCATCAATGTCTCAGAGCTGGTAAAAGAACTTAACAGGAATATGGAATAA
- a CDS encoding metallophosphoesterase, producing MIAFLILPFVAVLVLYLNLRKVADGSRGVLMAGLPIILTFGSFFLARQNSAFFSWIQCIMVIWLCQALWMFLLWDLVCVVRWIVRRAKRKKGHIQYKTDFVRNGVRAVLAITILLTFWLLAYGIPNNDDYKTRTLDVPVTVYESSAESRDFKAVFFSDLHIDPIFQKEKLERLIAQCDSIKPSFILFGGDLADVHDAVLTEEGYDKLLQRLAATARIAAVAINGNHEAFMERSGSDPEGFLRKNGWLVLDDSSACVPTACFTGRRDYQKARVFDEPRKSLKELAEAHPMAAQLIKDKHFVPWIIMDHQPKGVEEDLGEFRPDLALSGHTHDGQFFPGNILINWIWPLAYGEGFLNDIHWLVSSGVDSWGPPVRAGSDTEIWVLNFKLKVVRLRLEQYILDSSPSAEFLAEVDSLNKEAMQKIREEDRKRLQALIGGNARFSNTPEQKSEIAADSSTNDL from the coding sequence ATGATCGCTTTTTTAATTCTTCCCTTTGTAGCCGTTCTAGTTCTGTACCTCAACCTCCGTAAGGTTGCCGACGGTAGCAGGGGTGTCCTCATGGCAGGACTTCCCATCATTTTGACTTTCGGCAGTTTCTTCCTTGCCCGTCAGAATTCTGCATTCTTCAGCTGGATCCAGTGCATCATGGTTATCTGGCTTTGTCAGGCTCTCTGGATGTTTCTCCTGTGGGATCTGGTTTGCGTCGTCCGATGGATTGTACGTAGGGCCAAAAGGAAAAAAGGTCACATCCAGTACAAGACAGACTTTGTTCGTAATGGCGTCCGCGCGGTCCTTGCAATCACAATCCTGCTGACCTTCTGGTTACTGGCCTATGGTATTCCCAACAATGACGATTACAAGACCCGCACTCTGGATGTTCCCGTAACCGTTTATGAAAGTTCTGCGGAATCTCGCGATTTCAAGGCCGTGTTCTTCAGTGACCTTCATATTGATCCCATCTTCCAAAAGGAAAAGCTGGAGCGTCTTATTGCCCAGTGCGATTCCATCAAGCCTAGCTTCATTCTCTTTGGTGGCGATCTGGCGGACGTCCATGATGCCGTCCTGACTGAAGAAGGTTACGACAAGTTGCTGCAGCGTCTGGCAGCCACTGCAAGAATCGCTGCCGTGGCCATCAACGGTAATCACGAAGCCTTCATGGAACGCTCCGGTTCCGATCCCGAAGGTTTCCTCCGCAAAAATGGCTGGCTTGTTCTGGATGATTCTTCCGCTTGTGTTCCTACCGCCTGCTTTACCGGGCGTAGGGATTACCAGAAGGCTCGCGTCTTTGATGAACCTCGAAAGAGTCTAAAGGAATTGGCCGAAGCCCATCCCATGGCTGCCCAGCTTATTAAGGATAAGCATTTTGTCCCCTGGATTATCATGGACCATCAGCCCAAGGGCGTAGAGGAAGACCTGGGTGAATTCCGCCCGGATCTCGCTCTCTCCGGTCACACTCATGACGGTCAGTTCTTCCCGGGCAATATCCTCATTAATTGGATCTGGCCTTTGGCCTATGGCGAGGGTTTCCTCAATGACATCCACTGGCTGGTCAGTTCCGGTGTGGATTCCTGGGGTCCGCCGGTCCGCGCAGGCAGCGACACCGAAATCTGGGTTCTCAACTTCAAGTTGAAAGTGGTTAGGTTGAGGCTTGAGCAATACATCTTGGATTCCTCGCCCTCCGCAGAATTTTTAGCCGAAGTTGATTCGCTGAATAAGGAAGCCATGCAAAAGATTCGCGAAGAAGATCGGAAACGTTTGCAAGCCCTCATAGGTGGTAACGCTCGGTTTTCGAACACTCCCGAACAGAAAAGTGAAATAGCTGCCGACAGCTCCACGAACGACTTATAA
- the pepT gene encoding peptidase T, whose protein sequence is MKVQDRFLKYVSFTTTSDENSEACPSTKQQFDLGKYLAEELVEIGLEQVMIDEHCYVYGLLPATPGHENDDAIAFISHMDTSPDFSGVNVKPQIIENYDGGDVMLGAGRGPNGGPIAVLKVADFPTLKSLKGRTLITTDGTTLLGADDKAGIAEIMTAMEELAATDRHAESRGYENLAGHGDIWVCFTPDEEIGRGADLVNLDYMKAKYAYTVDGGYEGDIAYENFNAASAKFTIHGKGVHPGEAKDIMKNASLMAAEIAMALPADETPATTEGHQGFYHLTDMSGDVTEATLCYIVRDHDQTRFEQRQEFLRGIATRFNEKFGGTETAPVVELQLKHSYSNMLQVIEKCPEVLERAKNAIEAVGVKPVSEPVRGGTDGAKLSFMGLPCPNLGTGGYGYHGPFEHVSVEALEAVVKIIKKIACE, encoded by the coding sequence ATGAAAGTTCAAGATCGTTTTTTAAAGTACGTGAGTTTTACCACCACCAGCGATGAAAATTCCGAAGCCTGCCCTAGTACCAAACAGCAGTTTGATCTAGGCAAGTATTTGGCAGAAGAGCTGGTGGAGATTGGCCTTGAGCAGGTCATGATCGACGAACACTGCTATGTGTACGGCCTGCTTCCCGCAACGCCGGGACATGAAAACGACGACGCCATCGCATTCATTAGCCATATGGATACATCGCCGGACTTTAGCGGTGTAAATGTGAAACCCCAGATTATTGAAAATTATGACGGCGGCGACGTGATGCTGGGAGCAGGTCGCGGGCCCAACGGCGGGCCTATCGCAGTCTTGAAGGTAGCGGACTTCCCCACACTCAAAAGCCTGAAGGGACGCACTCTGATTACTACCGATGGCACCACTTTGCTAGGCGCCGACGACAAGGCAGGCATTGCAGAAATCATGACCGCCATGGAAGAATTGGCAGCCACTGATCGCCATGCCGAAAGTCGCGGTTACGAGAACTTGGCGGGCCACGGGGACATTTGGGTTTGCTTCACTCCCGACGAAGAAATCGGACGTGGAGCTGACTTGGTGAATCTGGATTACATGAAGGCAAAGTATGCTTACACCGTTGACGGCGGCTATGAAGGTGACATTGCCTACGAGAATTTCAATGCGGCCAGCGCGAAGTTCACGATCCACGGGAAGGGAGTCCATCCCGGCGAAGCCAAAGACATTATGAAGAACGCAAGCCTGATGGCAGCAGAAATCGCCATGGCATTGCCCGCGGATGAAACGCCTGCAACTACCGAAGGCCACCAGGGTTTTTATCACCTGACAGACATGAGTGGAGACGTAACCGAAGCCACCCTCTGTTACATCGTGCGAGATCACGACCAGACCCGCTTCGAACAGCGTCAGGAATTTTTGCGAGGAATCGCTACCCGCTTTAACGAAAAGTTCGGCGGTACAGAAACTGCACCCGTGGTGGAGCTGCAGCTGAAGCACTCCTACAGCAATATGCTGCAGGTCATTGAAAAGTGCCCCGAAGTTTTGGAGCGGGCAAAGAACGCTATTGAGGCTGTAGGCGTGAAGCCCGTCAGCGAGCCCGTTCGTGGTGGAACCGATGGCGCAAAACTCAGCTTCATGGGACTGCCCTGCCCCAACCTGGGTACTGGCGGATACGGCTACCACGGCCCCTTCGAACATGTGTCCGTCGAAGCCCTGGAAGCCGTGGTGAAGATTATCAAGAAAATCGCCTGCGAATAA